The Diceros bicornis minor isolate mBicDic1 chromosome 18, mDicBic1.mat.cur, whole genome shotgun sequence sequence GTTGTCAGAAGGCAGGGGTCAGCCACAGCTGGGGAgaaaggacctggaagggcatgCATTTGGGTTGGAAGGAGTGATGAGAGGCCAGGGCAGAGGCAGAGACCAGAGCAGCAACGgcaggagaggcagagaaggggGAATCCTGAGCCAAGAGGGCCAGGGAGTGTGCGTGCTCTGAGGAGGGGCATGGATGGAGAGACCGGGCAGGGGAAGCACATTTGAGGTTGGGGGCTCTGAGGCCAGAGGGGAGGAAAACGATTATGCCCCCAGGGGCTAGGACCACCTCCTTTGGTGGATTCTGGGAAGTGTATGGGGGAAGGGGGCAGCAgtaaagagggaagaaaaagaataccCTGGAGGTGGCCCCACACTTGTACTCCCCCTACAGGGGGTACAGACCCTCCATGCCATGGCTTCACTCCCTGTTGGAATCCAGGATTTCGAAGTAGGAAAATGGAAAGGTCAATGGAGGAGGTCACAAAGGtcagctcccccctccccctgccaggaGTCTCCTGCCTGGAACAGCACGTGCACGAGCTGTACCTGAATGCCCAAGTGTtcctgtgtgcatgtatgtgttggCGGGGGATCCTAGGAAGGGGTCAGTGCACTCATCCAGCATCCTCTGGGATACACAGGAGAGAAGCAGCTCAGGCCACTGCTCCCTATTCAGGCGGAGCCCCTAGAGTCCTGGTTTCTAGCAGGGAGGGCAAGGAGGGGGGTGGGCAGCAGGGAGCTGCgcataaggagaaaagagcagggGTAGGAATTTAGGATACCTAAGATCTGGCCATGATACTAACAAGCTCTGTGACCTCTGCCACGTCACCGCCCCTCTACCGTTGGTTTCGTGCTCTATAACAACAGAGGGCGGGATTCCGTCAGAGCGCACCCCAGTGTAGGGTATGTACAGCTAAGAGCACACGGGTGCTTTTAGGCAGCATACGGATACAGTATTAAGTAACAGTGAATCACATCCTGTGAGAGTTTTCAAGTCCCTTTCAAATATTGCTTAAGAAGATGGATCTGGAGCAGAACTGCTTTGCTTCAAAGACCAGCTCCACTGCTTACAAGCTGAACGACCTTGGCTCGCACATATttctgtctcaatttcctcatctataaaatgggtataatgatAACACCTATTCTggagtcattgtgaggattaaatgagttgctATTTGTGAAGtactttgcacagtgcctggcattctACATGTATCAGCTATTATTCTACCCAGGAGTAAGCCTCACAGGGTGCTAAGGTATCTTTAATATTTGTACTTACTAAACTCTGTCACCAAGAGAGCAGGCACCACTATCTAGCTGGGATTCAATAACATTTTGTTCTTGCTTTATTCTTAAGGCTTTCTTCTATTTATGACCTGTGATACTGGCCTTCTAGTTACAATCGTGACAtggattaattttaaatttaaaacatttcaagaggggccagcccagtggcgtagtggttaagctcgagCGCTCTgttctggcggcccagggttcacaggttcgaatccctggCCCAGacgtacacaccgctcatcaagccatgctgtggcaggtgcccagcatatacagtagaggaagatgggcacagatgttacctcagggccactcttcctcatcaaaaaaactttaaagaaagACTTTACCACTACTAAGGGGTGATTTGAGGATATGACAGAATTCTTCAAGGTGGTACCCAGTGGCTGGAGTTTGGCAAACTCTGGTAGTCTCATGATTCCGATCTTCTCTGAGCTCAGACTGCAGGACAAAGGCCTCCAGCCCTCCAGTAGGAATGGTACTCCTCTACCCTCCTTCACTCTTCCTCCGCCTCTCCTTCCAGTCTCCTTCCTCAGTCAGGCAGTAACTGCCACCTGCTCTCCCCTCTTGCCCTGGTCATACTCCCCTTTAATTAACCAAGACCCCGCAGACCGCCAACCCCACCCCTGCGTCCCCTGAGCCCTGCCTGGAACTGGCCTTAGCAGCAGATTAAAGACTCCCCGCCACCCTTGATCTAGGTCTCGTGGCCCTCGCTACTGGGTTCCGTCCTCCCAGGGGCGGGGGATCCTGTCGGCCCCACCCTCTGACCCATGGCCTGACCCTCCTCAACCGCTCCCAGAGGCGACTCCGCGCCCCCTGTGCGCGCCCCGCCCCGGCTGGTCCAGCCCGGCCCCGCGGCAGGTTAAGAGCCTCCCCAGAGCCCGCAGCTTCGGACAGATGGTCACTCGTGGGGGGGCGAGCGGGTTTGGTCGGTTGTCATGGCGACAGCGCAGTTGGCCTGGGCCCTACGGGCTACTGCAGGCGGGAGGCTGCGCGGCCCCCGAGGCACTGGGGGAGCCCGGAGGCTGAGCGGCAGCGCGCGGCGGCGGGCGGCCAGGAGCGCCAGCCCGGGGCGCCGGCTCAGCACGGCCTGGGCACCGGCCCAGCCCGCACGAGAGGAGACCGAGGGCGCGGAGAACGACGACCACTCGCCTGCAGCGGAGAAGCCGTCGTGGACGCCACCCCCCGCTCCCCCGGTGCCCCCCGAACCTCCCGGGCCCGCGGCCGGCCGCTCGCTCTTGCAGCGGGACATCCAAGCCTTCTTGAACCAGTGCGGGGCCAGCCTGGGAGAGGCGCGCCACTGGCTCACGCAGTTCCAGACCTGCCACCGCTTCGCTAACAAGCCCTTCGCCGTCGTCGAGGTGAGCGTCGGCCATGTCACAGCGAGGGGATGAGGGTTGTGTGGCGACACGTCGCCAGGCACGGCAGGACGGGCCGCGGACACTGCGCAGCGGAACAGGGAAGGGGCACGACGGAGCCCAGAGGGGTGCCCGGGACTGGGCGAGGCTGCGTGCTCCTCCAAGTCTCGCGCCCAGCCCGGGTGAGGAGCGTAGGGACCCTAACCTGCCGAGTGTGATGCGCTGGAGAAGTACCCCACCATAAGTGCAGTTAGGGGTTCAGATGGCAAGTGGGGAACCTGGACAGGAGCCACCTGCGTCACTCCTCCCCCCAGGGTGTTCTAGAGTCCAAGGTCGCAGGGAGGAGCCGAGGGAGGAACACTAGTGTGAGATAAGGGGATGACAAGACCCAGTGGGGCAAAGGGCGGAGCAGGTAGGCTCCTGTGGCCGGAAATGGGACCTGACAGCTCCTGGACAGGGTAGGGGCCCCCGAGGGCCCGTGTCGCACCTCCTGAGCCTCACTCCTCCGCAGGTGGACGAGGAGGTAATCAAGTGCCCGCCGTCCGCATCCAGCCTGGCCTTCGCCCTGGCCTTCCTGCACCGCATGGACATGAAGCCGCTGGTGGTCCTGGGGCTGCCCGCTCCCACGGCGCCCTCGGGCTGTCTTTCCTTCTGGGAGGCCAAGGCACAGCTTGCCCAGAGCTGCAAGGTGCTGGTGGACGCGCTGCGGCACAACGCCGCCACTGCCGTGCCTTTTTTTGGAGGCGGGTCGGTGCTGGGCGCCGCTGAGCCAGCCCCTCATGCCAGGTTAGTGCTGGCCCTGCAGTCCCCGGCGTCCTGAGAACTCGCTACTGTGCCCGCCCTGCCCCAGCCCGGCGGGCCTGCAGAGAGCCCTCTTGAGCACCACGTCTGGCCCACAGCTATGGCGGCGTTGTCTCGGTGGAGACCGACCTGCTACAGTGGTGCCTGGAGTCGGGCAGCATCCCAATCCTGTGCCCCATCGGGGAGACGGCTGCGCGCCGCTCCGTGCTCCTCGACTCGCTAGAGGTGACCGCGGCGCTGGCCAAGGCACTGCAGCCCACCAAAATCATCTTCCTCAATAACACAGGCGGCCTGCGCGACAGCAGTCACAAGGTGTGTCCCCTCCTTTCGGGCTCCACTCCCCGCGACTCGGGGCCTGGCTGAGCTCCTCTTTTGCGCTCCCTGTACGCCTCCCTGACGGGCCCTAGAGTCACTCTCAAGCCGGGTGGGTCGGGGATGGAGTGTCAGGGAGGGGCTCAGCCTGTGGTGCCCACATCTCAGCCTTCCCTGGCCGAGGAGTCCGGGAGGAAGTAAGGGTAAAGGGGTCAGTGAGGAGGGGTCCCTGGGGCAGGCGCGCAGTCCATGGTCGGCTGTGGGCCGGAGGCTCACCCCTCGCCCCGCACGCAGGTCCTGAGTAACGTGAACCTGCCCGCCGATCTGGACCTGGTGACCAACGCCGAGTGGGTGAGCACCAAAGAACGGCAGCAGATGCGGCTCATCGTGGACGTGCTCAGCCGCCTACCCCACCACTCCTCGGCCGTCATCACCGCCGCCAGCACGCTGCTCACCGAGCTCTTCAGCAACAAGGGTGAGGGCCGGGGCCTGGGTTTGGGGGGACGGGGCGGGAAGGGCGTGAGGGGGCGGTGCTGCGTTCTGGGAGTGAGCACTGGCGCGCCCAGGTGTGGATGAGCAGGAGAAGCGGCTTCCCCGCCAGTAAGGAAGCCGAAGGGGGACGCCACAGCAAAGGCTTCCACCTCGGTCGAAACCTGGTGAGCAAGGAGGTGGATCGGACTGGGCTGGAACTTGGGTGGAACTAGACAGATGGGCGGGACTTGGGGGAGCGGAACAAAGTGGAATGGACAGGGCTAGCAGAGGTGGGCGAGATTTGGATGGGTGGGCGGGACCAGGGGCGGGGAGAGAGGATTTCGGGAGATAGGGGAGGTAGGTGGGACTACATGCGGTGGGCGGAACTTGAGGGACAAACTGCCTGGGAAAAGCGAGTGAAAATCACATACAAATCTACGCAGACTACAGAAAGCCTTTCATTGTGGAGATCTCCCAAAAAGAGTAGTTGTCCCGCCAGCCCCAGTCCTCTCTGGAACCCACCAGGCCGCGCAAACGGAGGAGTGGATGGGACCTGGCTCTCGGGCTAAACTaacccctcctcctccatcccaccCCCAGGGTCCGGGACCCTGTTCAAGAACGTCGAGCGGATGCTGCGAGTGCGCAGCCTGGACAGCCTGGACCAGGGCCGCCTAGTGAACCTGGTCAACGCCAGCTTCGGCAAGAAGCTCCGGGATGACTACTTGGCCTCGCTGCGCCCACGGCTGCACTCTGTCTACTACTCGGAGGGGTGAGCCTGCCGCCCCAGAGAGCAGGGACGGAGGGAAGGAGCCGGGCGGCGCAGGGCCAAGGAGAGGTCCCAGCCTGCCTCTCCCCCGCTGTGCCAGGTACAACGCGGCCGCCATTCTGACCACGGAGCCCGTACTGGGGGGCACCCAGTATCTAGACAAGTTTGTGGTGAGCTCCAGCCGCCAGGGCCAAGGCTCCGGCCAGATGTTGTGGGAGTGCCTGCGGCGGGACCAGCAGACGCTTTTCTGGCGCTCGCGGGTCACCAACCCCATCAATCCGTGgtaggccccgccctcctcctcctctccagctCTTGCCAGCCACGTAACCGGGGTCCAACAGCCAAGAAAGTTGGGCTTCCCCTTCTTTCATTAGCCTTCCTTCCCCACTCAGTGTGGCCCGACAATCCCCAGGGAGCCGGCCACACATGGAGCCTGAGGTTTCCCCAGAGGCAGAGCACTTAACCCCCTCTGCCCTGCTGCGACGGATTCCTTGAAGACACTCCTCACTTGCCGTGCAGTCTGCCTTTCCCAGGGTCCCAAAAAATCCTGACCCTTCAGGCTCTATTCCAGGCCCAGTCGCCAAGCTCTCAGCCCAGGCCTATTGCATCTCCAGCAGAACGCTCCCTCCTCTCATTCCTTCTGCAACTATCCCTTCACCCCCGACTATCCTGCTCTGTGGGCACTAAGAGGTGAACAAGAACCCCTCCACTGGCTGCACAGCCAAAGCAGTGTGGAGAGAGCAAGAAATGTCCTCACTCTaaccttcctagctgtgtgactccgGCAAGTTacctaatttctctgagccttagctGCTTCTCTGTGAAGAGCATAACGACACCAGGCTCTTGGCTCCTGCTTTGAGGGTAAAATCAGATAACCAGCAGCAGGTCCTGCAAGgtgtctggcatgtagtaggtcctcaataaatgaaccagtgagtAGCGAGCACTGGCCTTGCCCTAAAAGTCCTGTCGCCCCCTGCCACCAGGTACTTCAAACACAGCGATGGCAGCTTCTCCAACAAGCACTGGATCTTCTTCTGGTTTGGCCTGGCCGATATCCGGGACTCTTATGAGCTGGTCAACCATGCCAAGGGGCTACCGGACTCCTTCTGCAAGCCAGCCTCTGACCCAGGCAGCTGATGCTCACCACTGGCCCTGCAGGCCCTGGGACAGCCAGGGTGGACCAAAAGCCATGCCTGCCAGAGGTGaccccaggcagccacaggctgGACCAGGCTTGTTGGCTGAGTGATCTGCAGAGGAGGCAGCTCCTACTCTACTCTGCCCAGAGGGGTCGCCCAAGTGGGGACAAGCACAGGAAGGAGAAGGGCCTGCCCCAGACCCCTACTTGCTCCAAAGCCACAACCAGGTAGACAGACGGCCTTCAGTTTTCAGTCTAGGGATTTGGGGGGAGGAGGGCTTGCCTTCAAGGGCTCTACTCAGGGCTAACCTTAAGGGTGGGCCAGTTCCTGTGGCCTCTGTGCTATTTTGAGGCTCCTTTTCCCAAAATATCACCCCTGTCTGCCTGATATACTGCcactcattttaattcctttgggtCTTGCAACTTTTCAGGAGGCCTTGATTAAAACACAAATACTTGTCTGCGAGTCAGCTCACGCTTGAAAAGAAATTAGCAGTGACCCTCTGGGAGCAAGATCTGGAGGGCTGGGGAGCCAGGGGACTCctagaggggaagagaggagctAAATGAGGTGGAGGACCCAGGATGAATGCCACCAACATCTCCCTCATCTGGCTTGTCAGCAGCCCCCAGAGGAGCTCCTTTCCCCCAAAGTTAGGAAacatcctagggccggccccgtggcttagcggttaagtgcacgcgctccgctgctggtggcccgggttcggatcccgggcgtgcacagacgcaccgcttctccggccatgctgaggccgcgtcccacatacagcaactagaaggacgtgcagctatgacatacaactatctactggggctttggggaaaaaaataaataaataaataaaattattaggaaACATCCTCCATTCCACAGACCAGACCGGCAGCAGCCCCAGCTCCCTTTGCAGGCAGGGCTCAGGGCCCAGCGCAGCCCTGGATGTCTTCCCCTAGGCCCCACTGCAGGTTGTGTCTCCGTCTCTGCAGGAGCAGAACACCTCAGACGGGCAGGAGTCCAAAGCCAGAGATTTCACTTGACATTTTTGACCCCCgcaatgtgctaggcactatgctGGCTGCTTGTGCTCCTTTCTGTCAGGAGGTGCATGGACAAGTAGGGAGAGGGTCAATTAAGAGActaccatggggctggccccatggggtagcagttaagtgcgtgcgctccgctgctggcagcccgggttcggatcctgggcacacaccgacgcaccgcttgtcaggccatgctgtggcagcatcccacataaaatggaggaagatcggcacggatgttagctcagggctagtcttcctcagcaaaaggaggaggattggcatggatgttagctcagggctagtcttcctcagcaaaaggaggaggattggcatggatgttagctcagggctgatcttcctcaaaaaaaaaaaaaaaaatagagagagactaCCATGGCATACCAGGGGCTGTGATAGAACCAAACCCCAAGAGCAGCCTTATCTTCCCTCAGGGGAGGGGTGGTGTTGAGTATACATGTGGGCATGGGCATTGGACAGACCTGACCTGGAATCCATCTCTGTGGCTGGATTTGCTCTGTGGCTTGAGGCAAACTACTTAccttctctgagcttccattttctcacctgtaaaatgtaaAATCCTCAGCCTCATAGTGGACATTTAATGTTAGTTCTCTCCCTCTAGTTGCCGTCACCCAAGATTTCTTCAAAAAGAGCTAGCACCAAATAGGgaggaaaagacaagctacaagaGGGATTGAGGTGAGAGGTCAAAAGCATATACCACAGGGAGGATTAGGAGATGCTTGAAAAGAGAGCCAAAGGACTGTGGAGACTCTCAGAACAGGGGAAAGATCACAAGAGGACCAAGGTGGGGCTTAACCAGATATGGCCTTTTAAGAAACCCAAGATTAATCCCAGCCAATAGCCAAgtgccccatggggagaccagaGAAGCAAAGCCAAATGtctatataaaatgtttatttttggaGGACTGTGTAGTCTGGTGTCTGGGAAGGACTCACCCCTCCAGGCCAACCATGGAGCTGGAAACAGAAGGCAGGAGGGGGGAAGCTGGCACTGCCTTCCCACCCCTGCACAGCCCAGAGTAGACTGGGGCCTGTTCTGCTCTCAAGGTGGGTGACAGCTAGTGCTGTTTCTGCCCTTGGCATACCCTGAGAACCCACGTGACTTCTGTAGAGCCCAGCCCCTCTGCTCCTCCCGGGCCTCATCCACATGTCAACATGCATACTCACTCTTAGTCTCCGAAAAGCAGAGTCTAGCTGTACCTGCCAGGTTCAAAAGGGATTTTCACATACGCTCACT is a genomic window containing:
- the NAGS gene encoding N-acetylglutamate synthase, mitochondrial, which produces MATAQLAWALRATAGGRLRGPRGTGGARRLSGSARRRAARSASPGRRLSTAWAPAQPAREETEGAENDDHSPAAEKPSWTPPPAPPVPPEPPGPAAGRSLLQRDIQAFLNQCGASLGEARHWLTQFQTCHRFANKPFAVVEVDEEVIKCPPSASSLAFALAFLHRMDMKPLVVLGLPAPTAPSGCLSFWEAKAQLAQSCKVLVDALRHNAATAVPFFGGGSVLGAAEPAPHASYGGVVSVETDLLQWCLESGSIPILCPIGETAARRSVLLDSLEVTAALAKALQPTKIIFLNNTGGLRDSSHKVLSNVNLPADLDLVTNAEWVSTKERQQMRLIVDVLSRLPHHSSAVITAASTLLTELFSNKGSGTLFKNVERMLRVRSLDSLDQGRLVNLVNASFGKKLRDDYLASLRPRLHSVYYSEGYNAAAILTTEPVLGGTQYLDKFVVSSSRQGQGSGQMLWECLRRDQQTLFWRSRVTNPINPWYFKHSDGSFSNKHWIFFWFGLADIRDSYELVNHAKGLPDSFCKPASDPGS